A genomic stretch from Aminobacter aminovorans includes:
- a CDS encoding MarR family winged helix-turn-helix transcriptional regulator, giving the protein MSVAKSVRTDGTQKKKATAAAPNPELQQLIERLPLWKRPGYLIRRLHQVHYALFFEECEGFGITPVQYGLLTILSGNPDSDQISLAQALGIDRTNVADVLSRLAQRGLVERTRSTEDKRMVLARLTGEGEKLVAAMHPAMSRAQERLLDTLGDKEREAFLSTLIKLLEANNKYGRAALATGKFGD; this is encoded by the coding sequence ATGAGCGTGGCCAAGTCGGTTAGGACGGACGGGACGCAGAAGAAAAAAGCAACGGCCGCCGCGCCCAATCCCGAACTGCAGCAACTCATCGAGCGGCTGCCGCTGTGGAAGCGGCCGGGCTATCTCATCCGCCGGCTGCACCAGGTCCACTATGCCCTGTTCTTCGAGGAGTGCGAGGGTTTCGGCATCACCCCGGTGCAGTACGGGCTATTGACCATCCTCTCCGGCAATCCCGATTCCGATCAGATTTCGCTTGCCCAGGCGCTCGGCATCGACCGCACCAACGTCGCCGACGTGCTGTCGCGGCTGGCCCAGCGCGGGCTGGTCGAGCGCACCCGCAGCACCGAGGACAAGCGCATGGTGCTGGCGCGCTTGACCGGCGAGGGCGAGAAGCTGGTGGCGGCCATGCATCCGGCGATGAGCCGCGCCCAGGAAAGGCTGCTCGACACGCTCGGTGACAAGGAACGCGAGGCGTTCCTGTCGACGCTGATCAAGCTGCTCGAGGCCAACAACAAATATGGCCGGGCCGCCCTTGCCACCGGCAAGTTCGGCGACTGA
- the maiA gene encoding maleylacetoacetate isomerase, with protein sequence MRTLYTFFRSSTSYRLRIALALKGLDYEPRFISLPRMDHRTADYMALNPQGLVPALVEDGQVFAQSLAVLEYLDETHPEPPLLPTDPAGRAYVRGLAQIIGCDIHPLNNVRVLKFLKSRWQMSDDDTNEWYRHWIEEGFRSFEATLRAAARHGRYCLGDTITIADICLVPQVANARRFDCDLTAFPLSVEISGAATALPAFAEAHPSLQADAF encoded by the coding sequence ATGCGCACGCTCTACACCTTCTTCAGGTCGTCGACATCATACCGGCTGCGCATCGCGCTCGCGCTCAAGGGGCTCGACTACGAGCCCCGCTTCATCAGCCTGCCCAGGATGGACCACCGCACGGCCGACTACATGGCGCTCAATCCCCAAGGGCTGGTGCCGGCGCTGGTCGAGGACGGCCAGGTCTTCGCACAAAGCCTCGCCGTGCTCGAATATCTCGACGAAACCCACCCCGAGCCGCCGCTGCTGCCCACTGACCCGGCCGGGCGCGCCTATGTCAGGGGCCTCGCCCAGATCATCGGCTGCGACATCCACCCGCTCAACAATGTGCGTGTGCTGAAATTCCTGAAATCGCGCTGGCAGATGTCTGACGACGACACCAACGAATGGTACCGGCACTGGATCGAAGAAGGGTTCCGCTCCTTCGAAGCGACGCTTCGCGCCGCCGCCCGCCACGGCCGCTACTGTCTCGGCGACACCATTACCATCGCCGACATCTGCCTGGTGCCACAGGTGGCCAATGCCCGCCGCTTCGACTGCGATCTTACCGCATTCCCGCTATCGGTGGAGATATCAGGTGCCGCCACCGCCCTGCCCGCCTTCGCCGAGGCGCATCCGAGCCTGCAGGCCGACGCCTTCTGA